The following coding sequences lie in one Anticarsia gemmatalis isolate Benzon Research Colony breed Stoneville strain chromosome 16, ilAntGemm2 primary, whole genome shotgun sequence genomic window:
- the LOC142979357 gene encoding putative oxidoreductase SERP2049, protein MIFNNKVVIVTGASAGIGAAIAVKFAEEKATIVLVARNEKRLYYVAEKCQNHGSKTLTIVADLTIDSDIENVIKMAVDMFGRIDILVNNAGTIAAAAVYEENAMKVFDKLMSINLRPAVYLTNLASPYLIKTKGNIINICSISSTDPIADGLSANCMSKAAMDQFTKSAALDLGPKGVRVNSVNPGPVRTNIIENLGISKGDVDKVWKKWEERGVLGRISVPEEIADMVVFLASDKAKGITGTSHVIDNGVLLKRNFDLVEY, encoded by the coding sequence ATGATCTTCAATAACAAAGTGGTTATCGTGACTGGAGCCAGTGCGGGTATTGGAGCCGCCATTGCTGTAAAATTCGCTGAAGAAAAAGCAACTATCGTACTAGTAGCAAGAAATGAGAAAAGACTATATTACGTTGCGGAGAAATGTCAAAACCATGGATCGAAAACTCTAACCATCGTCGCTGATTTAACGATAGACAGTGATATTGAAAACGTTATTAAAATGGCTGTAGATATGTTCGGAAGAATTGATATTTTAGTCAATAATGCTGGGACTATTGCAGCTGCAGCAGTATACGAAGAGAACGCCATGAAAGTGTTTGATAAACTTATGTCAATAAATCTAAGACCTGCTGTCTATTTGACCAATTTAGCTTCTCCATATTTGATCAAAACTAaaggaaatattataaacatatgcAGTATTTCTTCGACCGATCCTATAGCTGATGGTTTATCAGCTAACTGCATGTCTAAAGCGGCTATGGATCAGTTCACGAAGTCTGCTGCATTAGACCTTGGGCCTAAAGGAGTTAGAGTCAATTCCGTGAATCCAGGCCCAGTAagaactaatattatagagaatTTAGGTATCAGTAAAGGTGATGTTGACAAAGTTTGGAAGAAGTGGGAAGAAAGGGGTGTTTTGGGAAGGATTTCGGTACCGGAAGAGATCGCAGATATGGTGGTATTCTTAGCCAGTGATAAAGCTAAAGGAATAACAGGTACTTCGCATGTTATTGACAACGGAGTGCTTTTGAAAAGAAATTTTGATCTtgttgaatattaa